TGTGAGATTTGATTTTGCATTATTGCCGCCTGAGTCCCTTTCCTGATTGAATACGGGAAAACATGAACGCGCCCGAGTCTTGACTCTCGCATAATATTTAGAGTGTGATTAAATGCTTGTTCGCTCTCACCGGGGAAGCCTATTAATATATCGCTTGAAATATGCAAATTTTCGCCGAGTTTTTTCCGTGCATTACCGCAAATTTTTATGAAATCGCCAGAAGTATAACCCCTTCTCATGAGTGATAAAATTTCGTCGTCCCCGCTCTGTAACGGCAAATGCAAATGATGACAGAACGACTCGCAGTCAGCTAGTGAGTCAAGCAAATTATTATCGAGCGAAAAAGGTTCAAGAGATCCGAGTCTTATTCGTTCAAGTCCGGGAATCTTTGCTGCCTCGTTAATTAATTGTGCAAGTGAAAAATTTATGTCCCGTCCGTAAATCCCTAAGTGAATCCCAGTAAAAATTATTTCCTTCGTGCCATTGTCGATTAAGCGTCTTATCTCGTCAAGAATGCTGTCAATTGGGCGGCTTACAGGTCTTCCGCGCAAAAATGGAATTATACAATATGTGCAAAAATGGTCGCAGCCGTCTTGAATCTTCATAAATGCGCGTGAATGCATGACGGGTGAATTAATCGCGAGCTCCTCCCATTGTGAAGGCTCAAATATATTTTGCGTTCGTAAATCCTGAAAACTTGAGTCTTTCAACGCAATTTTTGACGCAATAATATCCGGTAAAATATTTTTACTCTTGGAACCCGCTAATAAATTTATTCCCAGTGAAAGAGCTTCGGACTTGCCGAGACTTTGACTCCAACACCCGCAGACAGCAAGAATCTTATCAGGTGCTAGAGTCTTTCTCACGCGCCTAACTAATTGACGGCACTTTTTATCAGCTTCACCAGTTACCGAGCAACTAACTATTACGGCAGCATTTATATTTTCGCTGAGATCTTCTGTAATGTCATATCCCATTGACTTAAGCGCGCCCGCAATAAATTCGCCCTCACAGAGACTCGAACGGCACCCGAAAACGTGAATATAAATTAACCCCATGCTTTGACCGCTCTGCATCCCCACCAGTCCCCGAATCTTAATTCTTTCTCGATCTGCATACCTGACGAATTAAGAACAGAAATAAAAGTGTAGCTCTCTACGTTTGTCATGCCTGAAAAAATTGCGAATCCCTTAGGCTTTAAGACTCGTTTTACATCGGGCAGCATTGCTAAATTCGGATTCAGCAAAATATTAGCCGTCAATAAATTCACTTGGCCGCGAAAATTTTTTAACAAGTCAGCAACTGAAAGCTCGCAAACTTTCGGGTTAATGCCGTTGAGATTCATATTTCGTTTAGCTTCGTCAATAGTATCCGGGTCAATGTCGCGCGCTATGGCCTTATCTGCTCCGAGCTTTAATGCAGCAATAAATAATATTCCTGTTCCTGTGCCTACATCGAGAATAACATCACCGCTTTTAACGACTTCTTCAAGCAGAGTCAGAGCTATTCTTGTGCTCTCGTGATAACCTGTTCCGAATGCGCTTGCAGGAAAAATATAAATCGGAGTCCTTCCCGGTTTAATTTCTTCTTTTGCGTGCCAAGGTGCCATAACGACGAGACTTTTTCCGACATTCAACGGCGGAAACGCGTCAAAGTGCTGACGTTCCCAAGGCTGATTACTTGTCTTGTAACATCGTGATAAATCAACGTCTTCAAATTCTGAGTCTTTCAACACATTTTCAGCGTTATATAAAACGTCGTCGATTCCTCTTGAGCCGTCATAATCTGCCCGCATGAATAAACGCCTCCCTCCTGTGTAATCATGTTCGTAAAAGAAAAATGAGCCTATCGAGTCCGTTAATGCTGCAATAGTGCTTAATTTTTCCTCGTTTATATCACTATTTTTGTGCGATACGGGGACGCTAAATTCTATTGTCCACCAGTAAATATTTTTCTCGTCTTGAGATTTCTTATAGCTTTCTAATTCGTCCATGTTAATTTACCATTTGAGTCCTAACTCTTTGAGCTGATTTTTTGCTATCTCGTTGCCGTGCCTGGCTGCTGATTTCCACCATTTTACGGCCTCGTCGTAGTCCTGCTTTACTCCATATCCGTATCTGTACATGAATCCTAAATTTTTTTCTGCGCTTGCGTGGCCTTTGTCTGCTGCTAATTTGTACCATTTGAAGGCTTCTATATAGTCTTGTTTGACTCCGTGTCCGTCATAGTACATGTTGCCTAAACTATTTTGTGCCGATAAATTATTTTGTTCTGCTGCTGCCTTGTACCATCTGACAGCCATAAAATAGTCCTGCTTGACCCCGTAGCCGTTATAGTACATGTGTCCGAGATTGCTTTGTGCTGCTGCGTGATTCTGTTCTGCTGCTGCCTTGTATAACTTGAATGCTTCAGAATAATTTTTCAGGACTCCGCGCCCGAAATAATACGCATTACCTAAATTATTTTGTGCGATTGCGTAATTTTGTTCTGCCGCTAATTTGTACCATTTGACGGCCTCGAAAAAATCTTGTCTGACTCCACGCCCGTTATAGTACATATTTCCAATAATATTTTGAGCTTGAGCGTGATTTTGTTCTGCCGCCAGCTTATACCATTTTAGAGCCTCTTTATAATCCTGCCTGACTCCATAGCCGCTGTAGTACATATTGCCTAAATTATATTGTGCTTGTGAGTGATTCTGTAAGGCTGCTAATTTGTACCACTCGACGGCCTCAAAATCGTCCTGCTTGACTCCGCGTCCGTAATAGTACATGTCGCCTAAATTATTTTGTGCGGGTGCATAATTTTGTGAAGCTGCTAATTTGTACCATTTGACAGCCTCAAAATAGTCTTGCTTGACTCCCGTGCCTTTGCAGTAAATATCGCCTAAAATATTTTGTGATACTGTGTCGCCGCTCTCTGCCTTAATTATTATATCTCTGGAAATTTCCCCCCATGCAGGAACAGCAGCTAATAAAGTAATTATTAACAGTGCAGAAAATTTTTTATACATTTTTGTAGCCCTCCTTCAAGTTTCATTTTGCTAAATACTGTTATGCTATCATATAAATTACTTGAGTGATAAATTATGAGACGTAAATTTTTTTTCGCTGCAACAGGCATTAAAGCAATTATTAACAGTGCCGATTTATAGTCCTCCTTCAAGATTTATTTTGCTAAATATTGTTATGCTATCATATAACTTGCTTGAAAGTCTAAATTTTTGCGGGAAGTGATAAATTATGAGAAATAAATTTTTTGCATTCACGTTATTATTATTAATTATTGCGTCAGGTTCGGAGGCTTCAACGAGAGCGAGATTTTTATTTATCGGTGATATTATGGCACACAAACAGCAGTTAGACGCAGCACGCTACAAGGGCAAAGATAAATCACTTCTAGGCACGTACGATTTTTCGCCGCAATTTCGCAGAGTCAGACCTTTATTAGCTGATTCGTTCTTGGTTGGGAATCTTGAGACAGTTTTTGCAGGTAAGACAAAAAAATTAAATTATTCCGGTTATCCCATGTTTAACACGCCTGATTCACTTGCTGACACGTTAAAAAATTATTTGGAGGCCGATTTATTGACTCTTGCGAATAATCACATTTTCGACAGAGGCGCGGCAGGAGCAAGACGCACAACAGAAATTCTTGACTCGGCTGACTTAAAGTGGACGGGGCTGGGACTTGATAATATCCCGTCAAATGATGCAGTAATTCTCGACAACAACGGAATCAAAGCAGCGTTCATAAATTATTCTTACGGGAGCAACTTATGGCCGAAATCTAATGACGTTCATTTAAATACTTTGAGTGAGGCAAATATTAAAGCAGGTCTACAGCGCGCAAAAAGTTTGAGTCCAGATGTAATAATTGCTTGCTATCACTGGGGCTATGAGTACCATTTTACACCGAGCATTTACCAGAAGAACGACGCAAATACGACTCTCAACAATGGCGCGACTCTTGTAATCGGGACTCATCCGCATGTTTTGCAGCCCGTCGAAGTAAGAATCTCCGAAAAATATCCGGTGAAGGCTGTTGCTTGGTCGCTTGGAAATTTTGTATCGTTTCAGAGGACTTTACCGCGCGAAAGGACTTATATTTTGTCTGCAGAATTTGAGAAGAATGACAACGGAGTCACGCGGCTTGTAAAATTATCTGCTGCACCTCTTTACGTTATAGCGCCGGGTCAAAATAAGACTGAAGTTACATATGCAGGCACACACGAAGATACGATTAATAAACTTGATTTCACGGGATTGTCGAAATCGCAGCTTGCAAATTTGCGCAAAATAGGCCGTGCTGTGCTTGATTTTCTCGGAGCTAGTGAAGAAATTGACGAGTACGGATTTTATACGCTATGGAAGGAAGAATCATTTGACGTTTTGCCGGTGAGTCGCCGTAAGAGTCCGAAATAATTTGTTTTCTCCCCCTCGGGGTTGGGAGGGGGTCGGGGGGAGGGGTGGGGGATAGCGGGACGGCAAAATAACGTAACCGATATAGTCAGCACACTTTAATAACAGTAAAAACTTTTTGTGTTGGGAGTGTCAGATTTTTTGTGTAAATAGAATTCGAAATTCAGTGATTGCAAGGCTTCAATTTTTCAATTACACAAAATTTATAACAAACCTATATTCAGGGTCCCATGAAAGAAATCAAATTATAGCCTTTTTCACTGCCGACTCTCAACATGTATTCCATTCTATAAATAAATCGGCGATAAAAATCTATAATCAAATCAACCGGAGTATCATCTTCCTTGGGAATATTAGCATTATACTCATCTATCTGTTCTTGCGTCATATTCTTTGAGTAAAGCAATTTATAAGTCTCAGTGCCTCGTTTTTTCCTTAATTTAGCAGTAAATTCATTTTCTCTGCCGGAAGACAAAGCCTCAATAGTATCCCTAATGTCTGCTAACATATTCATAATAGATTGGTGCGTGTAGAAATTGTGCGTCAAATACCATTCAAAGCCTTTAGTGTATATAATATTTCCGTCTTTATCTTTTGGATTCCAATATTTAACCCTTTTTTTATTAGCTTCAAGTTCATCATCGTAATATTTATAAAGAAATGGAGTAAGATATTGCGCAACATCATCTTCTTCTATTGATATTTCAGAGCTTTTCATTTTAGCAACACTGTCTAAGCCGTTACTATCAGCATAATCAATAACTCTAACCGGCATAATCCAGAAATATGAAGAACTATCATGACCGTCGACTATTCCAATTTCGCGCTTGAAAATATCCCTGCCGATAATATCAAAACTTAATTTCTGAATCTGATTGATGACATTTTCGTTATCTTCGTGAATTGAATCTGCATTGTCAAAAAGTTTTCTCAATTCATAATAAGATCTATGACGAATATCCGACTCATCTAAAAACTTTTGAGACGCATAATAAATTAAATCATTCGACATATAATCCGGATAATCTTCTTTGAGCAAATCTAACATTTTTATAATATATAACTCTGATGGATCACAACGCCTTGTAAAATCAGTTTCTTTCTGCGGGAGAATACCCCCTAATGCATTCATGATTTCTTCTTTGCTGACATCTTGATAATTATTAACTGTTATACAATCATAACCGGAATTCTTATACTTTTTCCAATTTTTATATTTGGGATCATAAATATAATAAATATATCTGCCCTTAGTTACAAAAATTAAATTTTCTTCAGTAAACTTTACGGCTTCAAAATTGTCAAATAATTTCATTCTCTTACTCCATCAAAAAGTTTTTATTCATGGAAAATTATAACATTAAAGTCTTTCGGAAACGTGCATTTATAATCATGGGCGGGGAGCTCGCACACATACAACAAATTTATTGTATCGTTCTCTCATGGAATATCGGGCAACAGCATTATAGCAAACACACTTGAATAACTGTAAAAACTTTTGCATGTCGGAGCTACCCCCTTAAATCAGGGTGGGTGGGCAGAACTAATTATATAAGCGCGATAAATTTTTGCATTGTATCTGGATATAACAAAATAAGTGCGTTGACTATATCAAAAGCGAAACCTTTTTTACACCGGTGCAGATGGCCACATATAAATATATTCAGAATAATTTACAGCGCAAACAGACTAAATTTTACAAGTATTCAAGTGTAACTGCTATATAATATAATACTCACATGAAAGGAGAAAAATTTTTTGTCAGAGTCTTTATTCACAATTCCAAATAATGAGCCTTTAGCCGCACGAATGAGACCGGACTCACTCGAAAATTTCGCAGGCCAAGAGCATTTAATCGCATCCGGAAAAATTCTACGACGCATAATCGACAGCGATAATATTCCGTCAATGATTTTCTGGGGGCCCCCTGGTGTCGGAAAAACTACCCTCGCAAGCATAATAGCTCACAAGACTAAGGCAATATTCATAAATTTTTCGGCAGTTACCAGCGGCATACGGGAAATTCGCGAGATCATGAAGCAGGCCGACTATAACAAAAAATTTGGTCAACGCACAATTTTATTTATTGATGAGATTCATAGATTCAATAAAGCACAGCAGGACGCATTTTTGCCATTTGTCGAGAAAGGAAGCATTATTTTAATCGGTGCTACAACAGAAAATCCTTCGTTCGAGATTAACGGAGCTTTATTGTCGCGCTGCAAAGTCTTTGTGTTGAAGGCTCTTACTCCCGAAGAAATTATTAAATTATTGCGTCGTGCATTAGAGACTCTCGGAAAAAATTATTTCGCCGATGATGATATTTTGCACTCAATAGCTATTTTCTCAAACGGTGATGCGCGCTCGGCCTTGTCCTTACTCGAAATGATGAGCATTAACGCAGAAGTAAATCAAGACGGAAAAATTATTTTGACACGTGAAATTCTCGAACAGTGTACATCAAGAAAATCGCTTTTATATGACAAAAACGGAGAAGAACACTACAATTTAATATCAGCCCTGCATAAATCTATGAGAAATTCAGACCCCGACGCTGCTGTTTATTGGCTCGCAAGAATGTTAGAGTCCGGCGAAGACCCTTTGTATATTGCCCGGCGATTAATACGTTTTGCAAGTGAAGATATTGGACTCGCTGACCCCGGCACACTTTCACTCGCTGTAGCATGTTACAATGCATGTCATTTTATCGGTATGCCGGAATGCAGCGTGAATTTGACTCAAGCAGTTATTCATATGTCAATAGCTCCGAAATCTAACGCACTCGACGTAGCATACAATCTCGCAAAGAAGGACGCTTTAACGACTCTTGCTGAACCTGTGCCGCTTCAAATTCGTAATGCTCCGACAAAATTAATGCGCGAACTTGATTACGGGAAAAATTATCAATATGCACACGACTATGACGCGAAATTAACAACTATGCAATGTCTGCCGGATTCATTAACCGACTGCGAATATTATAAGCCTCAAGACACTGAATCACGTTACAAGCAAAGACTCGAGGCCATCAAAAAATGGAAGTCAGAGCACAAATAATTTATTCGCCCTTTATCGGTTCAGGCCGCCCGAAATAAAATCCCTGCGCTAAATCACAGCCGGCTGACTTGAGAAATTCTAACTGCTCGCGAGTCTCGACTCCTTTCGACAGTGCCGGGATTCCTAATTTCTTGGCCATATTTATTACTGCTGCAATAATTATATTTCCCCGTTCATCATCAAGACTCTTTATCATGTCAATATCAATTTTGAGTCCGTCAAGATTAAAATCTTTCAGCACCCTCAATGACGAATAACCCGACCCAAATGCGTCCATCCAGACTTTAAAGCCGTGATTCCTGAGTCTGTCTGTCTCGTGCTTCATTGCGTCCATGTCTACAGCTATCAAACTTTCTGTAAGCTCAAATCTTAACATTTCACGCGGAATATTATTTTTTGCGATTGCGTCTTCTATCACACGCACTATATCTGTTAATTCAAAGTCTAGCCGCGATAAATTCAATGAAACCGGTATTAATTCCTCGCCGTTATCCTTCTCACGTTTAAGCTCCTCGCAGACTCTTTCAATCACGAACGAATCTAATTTATGAATCTGATATGACTCTTCAAGCACATATAAATAATTTGCCGGCGATAATCTTCCGTATTCCGGATCTTCCCAGCGCGTAAAGGCCTCGACTGATGCAACTTTCCCCGTGATAACATCAACAACCGGCTGAAAATATACTTTGATTCTATGAGACTGCAACGCTTCAGAGAACGAATCTAATATATGATCCTGCAAATGTAATTGTCTGTCCATATTGCCGTCATAAAATTTTACAAGAGTCCCGTATTCGCGCTTGATTGAATCACACGCCATTTTTGCACAGTCGCAAATTATACTGATGTCCATTTTGGGATTCTGAATCACGTAAATTCCTGCTTTAAGCTCGACAATGACTCCATGACGCATATTATTTATTCGCACACTTAAACGCTCTATTTTTTCGGGCAAATCGTCTTGAGGGGTAATAACTGCAAAATGATCGTCATCGAATCTTGCTGCAAGTCCGCGCGGAAATGTGTCCGACAAAATTCTTGCAATAGATTTCAGCATTCTATCACCGCCGGAGAGTCCGTAAGCCTCGTTATATGTGCGGAAATTTCTGACGTTGAAATAAATGCATTTCGGTTCGCCGCCCTGTTTGACTAATTTTTTTATCAAGTTCGGTGCCTCTTGCCTGAAATATTTCATGTTCGGGAGTCCCGTTAAAGTGTCGATTATGTTCGCTTTAGGTTCAGGGAGACTCGTTTGGCCAGAAAGTTTTAAAAGTTTGTCGCGTATGTCCATATCATGAAGGTATACATAAAATAAGCCGCCCATTTCAGAATCGTTTACAAGTTTCCCCCAGTCCTCGATTTTCTTGATGCTGCCGTTTTTCGTGATGATTCGATATGTTACATAGTCATAGCCGCCGCTCGCGTGAATTTGCGATTTAATTATCTCGTTGACTTCTTCTATGTCTTCAGGATAAACGACTGTGGCAAAGCTCCCGCCCGTGAATCTCATAAAATCCTGCGGTGAGTCGCATTCAAATATCCGCGCAATTTCCTCACTTGCAAAAATAATTTCCTCGTCAGGGTTATCCTTATAAACGAGCAAAGCACCGGGCATATTGTCAGAAATTTTTTCGAGCGTCATAAAATTTTCGTGATTGAACAAATTATTTTCTCTCCTTCATGTAACAAAACTATCTAATTTTCAGGCCTTCAGGAATATAACGCGCTAAAATTTTTCTAAGTGCGTCGGACTTCATCGGCTTGGGCATGTAGTCATTAAATCCGTTATTTATGTATTCTTCCCTGAAACCTGTTCCGGAATGAGCAGTCAAAGCTATATATTTCGCGAGTCGTGAAGGACCGTCAATGAGTCTAGCTTTATGCAGAGTTTCTATACCATCAAGACCGGGCATTCTGTGATCGAGAAAAATTATATCGTAGTGATTAGTCTCTAACAGCTTTAAGCATTCTTCACCGGACTCGACTGTCTCGACTTGTGCTTGATATTCCTTCAGCATTCCGCGAGCTACAACAAGATTAACGGGCGTATCATCAACAACTAAAATTTTTGCGTCAGGACACGTAAAAGGCTCGTCATCATCGGGCAAATTTCCGGCCATTGCTTCAGGAAGATTCGCTAACATTGTTTCATATTCTGCGATTGTGCCTCTAAAACCTTCCTGCGCTAACTGCTGTGTAAATTCAATTGTGAACGTGCTGCCCTCTCCGTATTTGCTTTCTGCGTAAACTTTTCCGCCCATTAACTCAATTAAATAACGCACAAGAGTCAGGCCAAGTCCCGCGCCCTGAATGCTTTGAGTCTCACCGAGATTCACGCGTTCAAATGACCTGAACAAATGCGGCAGATCTTCAGCTCTGATTCCGATTCCTGTATCCTTTATCGCAATTTTCATGTGAAGTCTTGAATGTTCGTCAAGCTCGCCGGTAATCTGCAATGTAATCGTGCCTTCGTTCGTATATTTTACGGCGTTGTCGATTAGATTCATGATTATCTGCCTTAAATGATCCTCATCACCGTATAAATGTTCAGGCAAATTTTTATCAATGTCGAGAACGAGGACTAAATTTTTCTCATGAAGCGACTCAAAATTGCTCTCTTCTATGTCCTTGAGTAACTGCCATAAATGATAATCAGTGTTGAATAATTCCATTTTGCCCGACTCAATTTTTGAAATGTCGAGGATATTATTTATTATCGTGAGTAAATGATTTCCCGCGCGCCTGATGTCAAGTGAAGCCTGCCTAATATCGGGGTCTCTGCTTTCCTTGAGAATCATTTCATTCATTCCTAAAATTGCGTTCATGGGCGTGCGAATCTCGTGTGAAGTGTTCGCGAGAAAATCACTTTTTGCGCGGTTGGCTGCGTTCTTGAGTCGTGTAGAGTTTTCCGCGTTGATTCTTGACTCCTCCAAATCCTTCTCTACAGTGTTCATGCGCCTATAAGTCGGAGCTTCATAATAGAAGAATATGATAAATAATAAAATTGTCGCCGTTACATAGACAAACAAAAACTCTCTGATTATTATATATTGAATCACAAACGACGCTATTAATATGCAGCCTAAAATATTCATGACTATATACTGCGATTTCGCCGTGTAAAATTCTTTGTGAGTCAATTGCAGGTAAACAGCAGCAGCAACAAAATATACAACATAAACGCTCCGCCATAAAGTATTATAGGGGCCTCTCTGCAAACCTCCTGCCGTGTCAATCAGGAAAAAGAATCCAGCTGTAGCAGGAAATAAATTAAACACTAACACAGCAAAACTCGACGCAAGCAAAATAGCATTCAACATGTCAAAATTTTCGTCTTGAACGTGTACATATTCCTCAACGTAACGCATTAAATAATAAGCATTGAGATTCACTACAGCATAATAAAGAGTCCTCACCGCCAAATTTAAGCCGTGCCGATGTCCCCAGCCGTCAATTAAAAGTGTCGAGATAACCTCAAGCAATGCCGCTAAAAACGTTGACAATGATAAATATCTGAATCTTTTATTTATTTCCGCATTAGTCGCATATCTTATAAACAAAAACGCCGTGAGTACTCCTAAAAACGGGAGCATCGTAGCTTCAAGACCGACATTAATTCCGTAAGTCAACATCAGTTAGTACCCCCCCCCCCTGCGTAATTTTACTGGGAGGAATATATTTCGCTAACATCTCCTCAAGCTCTGCACCGTTTACAGGTTTGCTCAAGAAATCATCAAAGCCTGCGGACAATAATTCAGCCCTCACGCCTACAAGAGCATTTGCAGTACAGACTATAACTTTTGCGCTTGCTCCGGGTGCATTTGTCATCTGCTTTAATTTCGCGAGAGTCTCTTTGCCGTCCATGTGAGGCATCATGTAGTCCATCAAGATAACGTCATAAGGATTCTTTGCGATTTTATTTAAGCACTCTTCACCCGATTCGGCCTCGTCAATTTTTATCTGCGTTTCCTTCATTAATGAGCGCAAAACGATTCTATTCATGTCATTGTCATCAACTATTAAGACTCTTGCGTCGGGAGCTTTCAAAACTTTGCGGGACTCTTTCTTCTGCTTTGAGTCTTCTGATTCGTATTGCTTGATTGTCTTGCTGCCGACTACTTTTTGAGGGATTACAACGTGAAATGTCGAACCGATTCCATATGTTGAAGTAACTTCTACTGTGCCGCCCATTAACTCAATTAAGCGTCCTGTTATGGCGAGTCCGAGTCCTGTTCCCTCGATGTTATGCGTTTCTTTCGAGGTTATGCGGCTGAACGATTGAAATAATTTCGGTATGTCTTCCGCGTGAATGCCGATTCCTGTATCAGTTACTGTTATGTGCAAAACAATTAATGACGGGTCATCAGCTTTTGCTCCCGAAAGAGTAAATTTAACGCTGCCCTTTTTCGTGTACTTGACGGCGTTGTTAAGAATATTTACCATTATTTGATGAACTCTGATTCTATCGCCAAAAAGTTCTTCAGGCAAAGACTCATCAATCTGCGAAATATATTTTAAGCCCTTCTGCTCGGCTCTGATTCGAATCATGTTATCAACGTCGCGCAAGACTCGTGCTAAATCGTAATTTCTTGACGATAATTCAAGCTGGCCGGACTCAATTTTCGAGAAGTCAAGAATATCATTTATTATGTGCAATAAAGTATTTCCCGCGCTTTGAATATCACGTGCATATTCATAAATGGGGCCTGACTCATATTTTCGCAAAATTACTTCGTCCATTCCTAAAATTGTAGTAAGAGGCGTGCGAATCTCATGAGACATATTTGCAAGAAATTCACCTTTTGCTGCGTCGGCGGCGATTGCTGCTGCGTTTGCTTCGTCGGCGATTTCC
The window above is part of the Synergistaceae bacterium genome. Proteins encoded here:
- a CDS encoding response regulator, with amino-acid sequence MESHYIIESEIAVIFLSVTLCVYLELIYSGSTSDKKGLLRYCYMTTASSIVDVFVSVILAKDSTWSITSKYYCMLVWQMASCGVYFMFMRYIAGFSTDKTIGKKRMLYAQNIVLGIFFYLMLVGHFTGANYAINNGELVPGVLSWFISYGFPAVWAVWTWVEIYIYSKNFSRGQLWALFANFAVCWVIQIAQINFFPDIPVNFIIISVNVYYFFFLLETPAYRDLERTLKRLRKAKEIADEANAAAIAADAAKGEFLANMSHEIRTPLTTILGMDEVILRKYESGPIYEYARDIQSAGNTLLHIINDILDFSKIESGQLELSSRNYDLARVLRDVDNMIRIRAEQKGLKYISQIDESLPEELFGDRIRVHQIMVNILNNAVKYTKKGSVKFTLSGAKADDPSLIVLHITVTDTGIGIHAEDIPKLFQSFSRITSKETHNIEGTGLGLAITGRLIELMGGTVEVTSTYGIGSTFHVVIPQKVVGSKTIKQYESEDSKQKKESRKVLKAPDARVLIVDDNDMNRIVLRSLMKETQIKIDEAESGEECLNKIAKNPYDVILMDYMMPHMDGKETLAKLKQMTNAPGASAKVIVCTANALVGVRAELLSAGFDDFLSKPVNGAELEEMLAKYIPPSKITQGGGVLTDVDLRN